The following coding sequences are from one Arachis hypogaea cultivar Tifrunner chromosome 7, arahy.Tifrunner.gnm2.J5K5, whole genome shotgun sequence window:
- the LOC112764736 gene encoding acetyl-CoA acetyltransferase 2, which yields MAPASAESIKARDVCIVGVARTPMGAFVGNLSSFSATKLGSIAIQGALKRANVDPSLVEEVFFGNVISANVGQAPARQAALGAGIPNSVVCTAVNKVCASGMKAVMLAAQSIQLGLNDVVVAGGMESMSNAPKYLTEARKGSRLGHDTVVDGMIKDGLWDVYKDVHMGSCAELCAENHSITREEMDNHAVQSFERAIASQQSGAFTWEIVPVEVPGGRGKPSTLVDKDEGPGKFDADKLRKLRPSFKESGGSVTPGNASSISDGAAALVLVSGEKALKLGLQVIAKVAGYADAAQAPELFTTAPALAIPKAISRAGLEASQIDFYEINEAFSVVALANQKLLGIPSDKINVHGGAVALGHPLGCSGARILVTLLGVLKQKNGKYGVGGICNGGGGGSALVVELL from the exons ATGGCTCCCGCATCTGCAGAGTCTATAAAAGCCAGAG ATGTTTGCATTGTTGGTGTTGCTCGCACACCAATGGGCGCCTTTGTTGGtaacctctcttctttctctgccACCAAGCTTGGCTCGATTGCTATTCAAG GTGCTCTGAAAAGGGCCAATGTAGATCCATCACTTGTGGAAGAAGTCTTCTTTGGGAATGTTATTAGTGCTAATGTGGGGCAAGCTCCTGCAAGACAAGCAGCCTTAGGAGCAGGAATACCCAATTCAGTTGTCTGCACCGCTGTCAACAAAGTTTGTGCCTCCGGAATGAAAG CTGTAATGCTTGCTGCACAGAGTATTCAATTAGGCTTAAACGATGTTGTTGTCGCTGGTGGTATGGAAAGCATGTCTAATGCACCTAAGTATTTGACAGAAGCAAG GAAAGGATCCCGCCTTGGACATGATACAGTTGTTGACGGGATGATAAAGGATGGTTTATGGGATGTCTATAAGGATGTTCACATGGGATCCTGTGCCGAACTCTGTGCAGAGAACCATTCAATAACAAGAGAGGAAATG GATAACCATGCAGTTCAGAGTTTTGAACGGGCAATTGCTTCCCAACAAAGTGGTGCCTTTACATGGGAAATTGTTCCAGTTGAAGTCCCTGGTGGAAGGGGGAAACCATCAACCCTTGTCGATAAGGATGAAGGACCAGGAAAG TTTGATGCTGACAAGTTACGCAAACTCAGACCAAGTTTCAAGGAGAGTGGAGGTTCTGTCACCCCTGGAAATGCCTCCAGCATAAG TGATGGTGCTGCTGCATTAGTTTTGGTTAGTGGAGAGAAGGCACTGAAGCTTGGGCTTCAAGTTATTGCAAAGGTCGCTGGATATGCTGATGCTGCTCag GCACCAGAGTTGTTTACAACAGCTCCTGCCCTTGCAATTCCCAAAGCTATTTCAAGAGCGGGGTTGGAGGCATCACAAATTGATTTTTACGAAATCAATGAAGCCTTCTCG GTTGTGGCTCTTGCAAATCAGAAGCTTCTTGGGATTCCTTCG GACAAGATAAATGTTCACGGTGGAGCTGTGGCTTTGGGTCATCCTCTAGGTTGCAGTGGTGCCCGTATTCTGGTGACACTTTTGGGG GTACTGAAGCAGAAAAATGGGAAATACGGAGTTGGTGGCATTTGCAATGGAGGTGGTGGTGGATCCGCCCTTGTTGTGGAGCTTCTATAA
- the LOC112765186 gene encoding uncharacterized protein translates to MGMVVVISLPLILFCFILGFGCYFFGRHRGRRDVQTNPQVYGMPTPPPGAAAGAVPPPYFKPDNASANV, encoded by the coding sequence ATGGGTATGGTGGTGGTGATTTCTCTGCCTCTTATTCTGTTCTGCTTCATTCTTGGCTTTGGATGTTACTTCTTCGGAAGGCACAGGGGAAGGCGTGATGTCCAGACCAATCCTCAAGTCTATGGGATGCCTACTCCACCCCCCGGTGCCGCTGCCGGTGCAGTTCCTCCGCCTTACTTCAAGCCAGACAATGCTTCTGCCAACGTTTGA
- the LOC112765185 gene encoding protein NOI4, producing the protein MADSEEGGRALPKFGEWDVNDPASADGFTVIFNKARNEKKAATAPKSLSSPKPPHHVVLGKPHPNRKWLCCINSSE; encoded by the exons ATGGCG GATTCAGAGGAAGGTGGAAGGGCATTGCCCAAGTTCGGAGAATGGGATGTGAACGACCCTGCATCTGCCGATGGTTTCACTGTTATCTTCAACAAAGCAAGGAACGAGAAGAAGGCTGCTACTGCTCCCAAATCCCTCTCTTCTCCCAAACCCCCTCATCATGTTGTTCTTGGAAAGCCCCATCCT AATAGAAAATGGTTGTGCTGCATAAACTCTTCTGAATAA
- the LOC112765184 gene encoding transmembrane emp24 domain-containing protein p24beta2 isoform X1 — translation MQMGLWHVMVLALIMAFWNLKGSEGIRFVIDREECFSHDVKYEGDTVHVSFVVIKADSPWHYGNDGVDLVIKGPSGEQIHDYRDKISEKFEFVAHKSGVHKFCFNNKSPYHETIDFDVHVGHFSYFEQHAKDEHFNPLLEQIQKLEEALYNIQFEQHWLEAQTDRQAIVNDAMSRRAVHKAIFESAALIGASALQVYLLQRLFERKLGTSRV, via the exons ATGCAGATGGGGTTATGGCATGTAATGGTGTTGGCGCTAATTATGGCGTTTTGGAACCTAAAGGGTTCAGAAGGGATCCGATTCGTTATAGACAGGGAAGAGTGCTTCTCCCACGATGTGAAATACGAGGGTGACACCGTTCATGTTTCCTTCGTTGTTATTAAGGCTGATTCTCCCTGGCATTACGGTAACGACGGTGTTGATCTCGTG ATAAAGGGACCTTCTGGTGAACAAATTCATGATTACCGTGACAAGATCAGTGAAAAGTTTGAGTTTGTGGCTCACAAATCAGGTGTCCACAAATTCTGCTTCAACAACAAGTCTCCTTATCACGAAACCATCGATTTCGATGTACATGTAGGACACTTCTCTTACTTTGAGCAACATGCCAAGGATG AACATTTCAACCCTTTGCTGGAGCAGATACAAAAGTTGGAGGAAGCTCTTTACAACATTCAGTTTGAACAGCATTGGTTGGAGGCACAGACTGACCGCCAAGCAATAG TGAATGATGCAATGAGCAGAAGAGCAGTACACAAAGCAATTTTTGAATCAGCAGCACTAATTGGGGCAAGTGCACTACAAGTCTACCTTCTGCAGCGATTATTTGAACGAAAGCTTGGAACCTCCAGAGTTTAA
- the LOC112765184 gene encoding transmembrane emp24 domain-containing protein p24beta2 isoform X2, protein MGLWHVMVLALIMAFWNLKGSEGIRFVIDREECFSHDVKYEGDTVHVSFVVIKADSPWHYGNDGVDLVIKGPSGEQIHDYRDKISEKFEFVAHKSGVHKFCFNNKSPYHETIDFDVHVGHFSYFEQHAKDEHFNPLLEQIQKLEEALYNIQFEQHWLEAQTDRQAIVNDAMSRRAVHKAIFESAALIGASALQVYLLQRLFERKLGTSRV, encoded by the exons ATGGGGTTATGGCATGTAATGGTGTTGGCGCTAATTATGGCGTTTTGGAACCTAAAGGGTTCAGAAGGGATCCGATTCGTTATAGACAGGGAAGAGTGCTTCTCCCACGATGTGAAATACGAGGGTGACACCGTTCATGTTTCCTTCGTTGTTATTAAGGCTGATTCTCCCTGGCATTACGGTAACGACGGTGTTGATCTCGTG ATAAAGGGACCTTCTGGTGAACAAATTCATGATTACCGTGACAAGATCAGTGAAAAGTTTGAGTTTGTGGCTCACAAATCAGGTGTCCACAAATTCTGCTTCAACAACAAGTCTCCTTATCACGAAACCATCGATTTCGATGTACATGTAGGACACTTCTCTTACTTTGAGCAACATGCCAAGGATG AACATTTCAACCCTTTGCTGGAGCAGATACAAAAGTTGGAGGAAGCTCTTTACAACATTCAGTTTGAACAGCATTGGTTGGAGGCACAGACTGACCGCCAAGCAATAG TGAATGATGCAATGAGCAGAAGAGCAGTACACAAAGCAATTTTTGAATCAGCAGCACTAATTGGGGCAAGTGCACTACAAGTCTACCTTCTGCAGCGATTATTTGAACGAAAGCTTGGAACCTCCAGAGTTTAA
- the LOC112766113 gene encoding receptor-like protein 49, producing MLNETIPSWCFSLPFLTFLDLSDNLFTGHISAISSHSLQYLDLCRNKLQGNVPKSMFNLVNLTELCLSSKWSGSLYFSLFSKLQNLKALSLSGFNSLLLASETNVSYQFTNLLSLQLLQVDLTNISKILWKFPKLQTLVLSENKLEGNVPKWIHDIHSLERLKLSQNQLSSIGQFPWYQLKYLDLSFNLLTDDNISFICNATSLQIVNLSHNKFKDTIPQCLANSPDLQDLDLPMNKFHGTLPSTFSRDLISLNLNGNQLEGHLPRSLSNCKDLIDLNLGNNQIEDTFPNWLQSLPYLEILVLQSNKLYGPIVSLKTKDMFPHLLIFDISSNHFSGQLPKVYIKSFQAMKSVVGVQTSFYYIKSSYVFITKEIEIEYHESMTATMKGLRTNFEKIPEFLVSIDLSSNRFEGEIPDDFGELHRLIGLNLSHNNLNGPIPHSLGNLSNLESLDLSSNMLTGKIPDELTNLISLEVLNLSSNHLEGSIPRGKQFDTFSNDSYEENMGLCGFPLSIQCNNNVPQQQYPSSEAEDKFGFGWKPVAIGYACGMVFGIGLGCCVFLNWKTSMACDHLWRQKN from the coding sequence ATGTTGAATGAAACAATTCCATCTTGGTGTTTCTCCTTACCATTTTTAACATTCTTAGATCTATCAGATAATCTGTTTACAGGGCATATAAGTGCAATCTCATCCCATTCTTTACAGTATCTAGATTTATGCAGGAATAAGCTACAAGGAAATGTTCCAAAATCAATGTTTAACCTTGTCAACCTCACAGAGTTATGTTTGTCAAGCAAGTGGAGTGGTTCCCTCTACTTTTCACTTTTCTCCAAGCTTCAAAACCTTAAAGCTCTTTCTCTTTCAGGTTTTAATTCATTGTTATTAGCTTCTGAAACCAATGTAAGTTACCAGTTCACCAACTTGTTATCATTGCAGTTGCTACAGGTTGATTTAACTAATATTTCCAAAATCTTGTGGAAATTTCCAAAGTTGCAAACTCTCGTTTTGTCAGAAAACAAACTTGAAGGAAATGTGCCCAAATGGATACATGATATACATTCATTAGAGCGTTTGAAACTATCACAAAACCAATTGTCATCAATAGGCCAATTCCCATGGTATCAACTTAAATACCTTGATCTTAGTTTCAATCTGCTAACCGATGACAATATTTCCTTTATCTGCAATGCAACTTCTCTCCAGATTGTCAACCTGTCACACAATAAGTTTAAAGATACCATTCCACAATGCCTTGCCAATTCACCAGATCTTCAGGATTTGGATTTACCGATGAATAAATTTCATGGTACTTTACCAAGTACATTTTCAAGGGATCTCATTTCATTAAATCTCAATGGGAACCAATTGGAAGGACATTTGCCTAGATCTCTATCCAACTGCAAAGATTTGATAGATTTGAATCTTGGCAACAATCAAATTGAGGATACATTTCCAAACTGGCTTCAAAGTTTACCGTATTTGGAAATATTAGTTTTACAATCCAATAAATTGTATGGGCCGATTGTCAGCTTGAAAACTAAAGATATGTTTCCCCATTTACTTATTTTTGATATCTCATCCAATCATTTTAGTGGTCAATTACCAAAAGTCTACATAAAAAGTTTTCAAGCTATGAAGAGTGTTGttggagtgcaaacaagtttttaTTACATCAAAAGTAGTTATGTCTTTATAACAAAGGAAATTGAGATAGAATACCATGAGTCTATGACTGCAACAATGAAAGGGCTTAGAACCAATTTTGAGAAAATTCCAGAATTTCTTGTAAGTATTGATTTATCAAGTAACAGATTTGAAGGAGAGATTCCAGATGATTTTGGGGAGCTTCATCGACTCATAGGCCTCAATCTTTCTCATAACAATCTCAATGGTCCTATTCCTCACTCTCTGGGAAATTTGTCAAACCTCGAATCATTGGACCTCTCCTCAAATATGCTTACAGGGAAAATTCCTGATGAATTGACCAATCTGATCTCTCTTGAAGTCTTGAATCTTTCCAGTAACCATCTTGAGGGATCAATACCTCGAGGGAAACAGTTTGATACATTTTCAAATGATTCCTATGAGGAAAACATGGGGCTATGTGGATTTCCATTGTCAATTCAATGCAACAACAATGTCCCTCAACAGCAATATCCATCTTCTGAGGCTGAAGACAAGTTTGGATTTGGTTGGAAACCAGTGGCAATAGGATATGCATGTGGAATGGTATTTGGAATTGGCTTGGGATGCTGTGTTTTTCTCAATTGGAAAACCTCAATGGCTTGTGATCATCTTTGGAggcaaaagaattaa
- the LOC112765577 gene encoding ABC transporter C family member 3-like, which translates to MGLECLLGLLRSKTVIYVTHEVEFLAAADLILVMKDGKITHCGKYADLLNNGTDFMELVGAHKKALSTLDSIDEGIVSNEISTLEQDLDVPVSRGGEKEEEKKDEQNGKIDNKGDEAKGQLVQEEERERGRVGFSVYWQFITMAYGGALVPFMLLAHILFQVLQIGSNYWMAWATPISEDVEPPVLETTLIAVYVALAIGSSFCILARTTLLATAVYKTATIICNKMHFCIFRAPMSFFDSTPSGRILNRVSTDQSAVDTNIPYLAASFAFLLIQLLGVIAVMSQSAWQVFIVFIPVIAISIWYQQYYLPPARELSRLVRVCKAPILQNFSETISGTSTIRSFDQQSRFQEKNMKLII; encoded by the exons ATGGGCTTG GAATGTTTACTAGGCCTTTTAAGATCAAAGACAGTAATTTATGTTACTCATGAAGTTGAGTTCTTAGCTGCTGCTGACCTTATATTG GTGATGAAAGATGGGAAGATTACTCATTGTGGAAAGTATGCTGATCTTCTTAACAATGGAACTGATTTTATGGAACTTGTTGGTGCACATAAAAAAGCTTTGTCTACACTTGATTCAATAGATGAAGGAATAGTATCCAATGAAATAAGTACCTTGGAACAAGATTTAGATGTTCCTGTTTCTCGGGGTGgagagaaagaagaggaaaagaaagatgAGCAAAATGGTAAAATTGATAACAAAGGTGATGAGGCAAAAGGCCAacttgttcaagaagaagaaagagagagaggtagAGTTGGATTTTCAGTGTATTGGCAATTTATCACTATGGCATATGGAGGTGCTCTTGTTCCTTTCATGCTATTGGCTCATATTCTCTTCCAAGTTCTCCAAATTGGTAGCAACTATTGGATGGCTTGGGCAACACCAATCTCAGAAGATGTGGAGCCACCTGTTTTGGAAACAACTCTTATAGCTGTCTATGTTGCTTTGGCCATTGGAAGTTCTTTCTGCATTCTTGCAAGGACAACACTTCTTGCCACTGCTGTATATAAGACAGCTACCATAATCTGCAATAAGATGCACTTCTGCATCTTTCGCGCACCAATGTCAttctttgattccactccaaGTGGCCGAATTCTAAATAGA GTTTCTACTGATCAAAGTGCAGTAGACACAAACATTCCTTATCTAGCTGCTTCATTTGCCTTTCTCTTGATCCAACTTTTGGGAGTTATAGCAGTGATGTCTCAATCTGCATGGCaagtttttattgtttttataccTGTGATAGCAATCAGCATTTGGTATCAG CAATATTACTTACCACCAGCTCGAGAGCTATCGCGCTTAGTTAGAGTATGCAAAGCACCAATCCTTCAGAACTTTTCTGAAACAATTTCTGGTACATCAACCATCAGAAGCTTTGATCAGCAGTCTAGATTTCAGGAAAAGAATATGAAACTAATAATATAA